The following coding sequences lie in one Aricia agestis chromosome 18, ilAriAges1.1, whole genome shotgun sequence genomic window:
- the LOC121735983 gene encoding uncharacterized protein LOC121735983 produces the protein MNSPLKHNSKLLCLSPFIDQNNLIRVGGRIESSQYTFENKHPIVLDASHYLTKLIFEYQHLQNFHAGPQLLLASVRQSVWPINGRRLARQVVRRCVRCRRAQGKTLQPKMGNLPPERLNPDYPFISVGLDFAGPFYVLNRKGRGAKLIKCYMCIFVCMRFKCIHLEIVSDLSKNAFMMTLRRFVARRGRPAEIFCDNGRNFVAAAKELSIFLKQNSDSISDSASQDGIKFIFSPCYAPHFGGIWEAGVKSAKHHIVRILGNSHLTFEELYTLFVQVEAILNSRPLCPLSSSPNDLLFLSPGHFLIGRQLTSMPTPNLTDCNESHLQRYARVEKLRQHFWTRWQKEYISEMQQRRKWKENHGSLKVGDLVLIHEDFVPPLGWRLGRVTRLFPGVDGISRVADIATTRGIVRRPLVRLCPLQDEDTNG, from the coding sequence atgaataGTCCATTGAAACATAATTCTAAGTTGCTGTgtttatctccatttattgatCAAAATAACTTAATTAGAGTGGGAGGCAGAATAGAGTCCTCGCAATATACTTTCGAAAACAAGCACCCTATAGTGCTTGACGCGTCTCATTACTTGACcaaattaatatttgaatatCAGCATTTGCAGAATTTTCATGCTGGGCCACAGTTGCTTTTAGCGTCAGTACGGCAGTCGGTGTGGCCAATCAATGGCCGTCGATTGGCTCGTCAGGTAGTGCGTCGATGTGTTCGGTGTCGACGTGCGCAAGGTAAAACGCTGCAACCAAAAATGGGGAATCTGCCCCCAGAGCGACTCAATCCTGACTATCCTTTCATTTCCGTAGGACTGGATTTTGCTGGACCTTTTTATGTTCTAAATCGCAAAGGACGTGGCGCAAAATTGATTAAATGTTATATGTGTATTTTTGTGTGCATGAGATTTAAATGTATTCATTTAGAAATCGTTAGTGATTTGTCCAAAAATGCCTTTATGATGACGTTACGAAGATTCGTAGCGCGACGCGGAAGGCCAGCAGAGATATTTTGTGATAATGGCCGCAATTTCGTTGCTGCTGCTAAAGAGTTAAGTATATTTCTAAAACAAAATTCCGATTCTATTTCTGATTCTGCATCTCAGGACGgtattaaattcattttctcaccGTGCTATGCTCCTCACTTTGGTGGAATATGGGAAGCTGGCGTTAAATCTGCCAAGCATCACATAGTTAGAATACTAGGAAATAGTCATTTAACTTTTGAAGAATTGTATACTTTGTTTGTGCAAGTGGAGGCGATTCTAAACAGTCGTCCGCTATGTCCCTTGTCCTCCTCACCCAATGACCTTCTTTTCCTTTCCCCAGGGCACTTCTTAATTGGAAGACAGTTGACATCCATGCCGACCCCAAATCTGACTGACTGCAATGAAAGTCATCTTCAGCGATATGCCAGAGTAGAAAAACTTCGCCAACATTTTTGGACAAGATGGCAAAAGGAGTATATATCCGAAATGCAGCAGCGCCGAAAATGGAAGGAAAATCATGGCAGCTTGAAAGTTGGTGATCTTGTATTGATACATGAAGATTTCGTACCTCCCTTAGGTTGGAGGCTGGGCAGAGTCACACGCTTATTCCCGGGTGTCGACGGAATATCGCGAGTTGCAGATATCGCCACTACACGGGGTATTGTAAGAAGGCCTCTAGTTCGCCTTTGTCCATTGCAAGATGAAGACACCAACGGTTGA